In one Bacillus thuringiensis genomic region, the following are encoded:
- a CDS encoding DnaD domain-containing protein, whose product MAVYRTVQVNFWQDDFVLDLTPEERYFYVYLLTCSKTTQCGIFPFPKRLAEMETGYNRETVDKLVQRFVDYGKILYDADTRELFVLNWLRYNPVTNTNVEKCVLRELKGVKNKEFVHMFLQKCVEEELNVPMLLAHFGMPSELAVDDVDPICEETEEEEVVEEETGSKVFTFYEQHFGSLSPHTVEELSAWMEDLSEELVLKALQIAFENNKRTVAYVKGILRGWHGKGFTKVCEVEADTASFRKKESFVSTGETEEFLARCEEWEKNAPSEEELQRFLAERGWRP is encoded by the coding sequence ATGGCGGTGTATCGTACTGTGCAGGTGAATTTTTGGCAGGATGATTTTGTTTTGGATTTGACGCCGGAGGAGCGGTATTTTTATGTGTATTTGCTGACTTGTTCGAAGACGACGCAGTGTGGGATTTTTCCTTTTCCGAAGCGGTTAGCTGAGATGGAGACGGGTTATAACAGGGAGACTGTTGATAAGCTTGTGCAGCGCTTTGTTGATTATGGAAAGATTCTTTATGATGCGGATACGCGGGAGTTATTCGTTTTAAATTGGCTTCGTTATAATCCTGTGACGAATACGAATGTGGAGAAGTGTGTACTTCGTGAGCTTAAGGGTGTGAAGAATAAGGAGTTTGTACATATGTTTCTTCAAAAGTGCGTAGAGGAGGAGCTGAATGTTCCGATGCTTTTAGCGCATTTCGGTATGCCGAGTGAATTGGCTGTGGATGATGTTGATCCGATTTGTGAGGAGACAGAGGAAGAAGAGGTTGTAGAGGAAGAAACGGGAAGTAAGGTGTTCACGTTTTATGAGCAGCATTTCGGTAGTTTGTCTCCGCATACTGTGGAGGAACTGAGTGCGTGGATGGAAGATTTGTCAGAGGAGCTTGTGCTGAAGGCTCTTCAAATTGCGTTTGAGAATAATAAGCGGACGGTTGCTTATGTGAAGGGGATTTTGAGAGGGTGGCATGGGAAAGGATTTACGAAAGTATGTGAGGTTGAGGCGGATACGGCGAGCTTTAGGAAGAAGGAGTCGTTTGTTAGTACGGGGGAGACAGAGGAGTTTTTGGCGAGGTGTGAGGAGTGGGAGAAGAATGCGCCGTCTGAAGAAGAGTTGCAGCGCTTTTTAGCGGAGCGCGGGTGGCGGCCATGA
- a CDS encoding DUF4870 domain-containing protein, with amino-acid sequence MKTTTKEKRDTIIMLLLSAAIGIFSPLFMYITLARKNEVYKYHCRKAFNFHLLIFLLFNISSRISDVLFWIVFAFEVVQVIIVAWKVIRDEPYRYFIRIPLFKEDKYVVEGE; translated from the coding sequence ATGAAAACCACTACAAAAGAAAAAAGAGACACCATCATCATGCTACTACTCTCAGCCGCAATAGGAATCTTTTCACCACTATTCATGTACATTACGCTGGCACGTAAAAATGAAGTGTACAAATATCATTGCCGAAAGGCGTTCAACTTTCATTTGTTAATTTTTCTTCTATTTAATATTAGTTCGCGTATTAGTGATGTTTTGTTTTGGATTGTGTTTGCCTTTGAGGTCGTTCAAGTGATCATTGTTGCGTGGAAAGTAATACGCGACGAGCCATATCGTTATTTCATTCGAATTCCGTTATTTAAAGAAGATAAGTATGTAGTGGAAGGAGAATAG
- a CDS encoding PD-(D/E)XK nuclease family protein, protein MDKRPNLFSHGTSELSQDAFICLLAEWAKPVYKETDECLHEAGIDFIRIIYDLHKKNFPTSIKEIKITKQFKGLDILIEVNGNQAILIEDKTYTKEHSNQLKRYYEEVAKLEKYKESDLLPIYYKIGNQSDYSAVIDAKYMLFTRRHMLEFLQENIDRGVQDQIFLDYYFYLREIEKKYDSYKSLPLSEWKGEDWEGFYEELKQRGIKGQYGYVANPNGGFYALWWNEQEDNDCRRYLQLEEGRLCFKIYVADQHRRKELRDKWSKALIERNHNFSFNVEKPRFGNGRYMTVAVVRDYRVGDGKGRIDILGTMGVLGEVEKFLKMINVIVK, encoded by the coding sequence ATGGATAAGAGACCGAATTTATTTTCACATGGAACAAGTGAATTGTCGCAAGATGCTTTTATTTGTTTGCTAGCAGAGTGGGCGAAACCAGTCTATAAAGAAACTGATGAATGTTTACATGAAGCTGGTATAGATTTTATTAGAATAATATATGACTTACATAAAAAGAACTTTCCAACTTCTATTAAAGAAATTAAGATTACGAAACAATTCAAAGGTTTAGATATACTTATTGAAGTTAACGGTAATCAGGCTATTTTAATTGAAGATAAAACATATACAAAAGAGCATTCTAATCAATTAAAGCGTTATTATGAAGAAGTGGCTAAACTAGAAAAATATAAAGAGAGCGACCTATTACCAATCTACTATAAAATAGGTAATCAAAGTGATTACTCAGCGGTAATCGATGCAAAATATATGTTGTTTACAAGAAGACATATGCTTGAATTTTTACAAGAGAATATAGATAGAGGAGTTCAAGATCAAATATTTTTAGATTACTATTTTTATTTAAGAGAAATAGAGAAAAAATATGATTCGTATAAGAGTCTTCCATTAAGCGAATGGAAAGGTGAAGATTGGGAAGGGTTTTATGAGGAGTTAAAGCAACGCGGGATCAAAGGTCAATATGGGTATGTAGCTAATCCGAATGGTGGGTTCTATGCCTTATGGTGGAATGAACAAGAGGATAATGATTGCAGGCGGTATTTGCAGTTAGAAGAAGGACGTTTATGTTTTAAAATATATGTTGCTGATCAGCATAGAAGAAAAGAACTTCGGGATAAGTGGAGTAAAGCGCTAATTGAACGGAATCATAATTTTTCTTTTAATGTGGAGAAACCTAGGTTTGGTAATGGGCGATATATGACGGTTGCTGTGGTGAGGGATTATAGAGTGGGAGATGGAAAAGGGAGGATTGATATTTTGGGAACGATGGGAGTTTTAGGGGAAGTGGAGAAATTTTTAAAAATGATAAATGTAATTGTGAAATAG
- a CDS encoding MerR family transcriptional regulator, whose amino-acid sequence MAWMISEFASVGDVTVRTLRYYDKINLLKPSDYTEGGHRLYTKDDLYVLQQIQSFKHLGFSLGEIQNIILQRDIETEEFLRQMHFQRELLFAEQERIAKVLSHMDEMTKKFQEEERVDVALFSSFLQTFIWEKENKEWLEEHFSKDSVQSFYNNRELKEKFDRRFMNVIGKLKKYKEEEKDPIHHDVQVTLKEFFNVIEEVTNYLDILQSDIEDIIQKSNRPLSEFPTIFTTEEENYIKEAMQQFNT is encoded by the coding sequence ATGGCGTGGATGATTAGTGAGTTTGCAAGTGTTGGGGATGTTACGGTGCGGACGCTTCGTTATTATGACAAGATTAATTTATTAAAGCCAAGCGATTATACTGAGGGCGGGCATCGGCTATATACGAAAGATGATTTGTATGTGCTGCAGCAAATTCAATCGTTTAAGCATCTCGGTTTTTCGCTTGGGGAAATTCAAAATATTATATTGCAGCGTGATATTGAGACTGAAGAATTTTTAAGACAAATGCATTTTCAAAGAGAATTGCTTTTTGCAGAGCAAGAAAGAATTGCGAAGGTGCTTTCGCATATGGATGAGATGACGAAGAAGTTTCAAGAGGAAGAACGAGTGGATGTTGCTTTGTTTTCTTCTTTTCTGCAAACTTTTATATGGGAGAAAGAAAATAAGGAATGGTTAGAGGAACACTTTTCAAAGGATAGTGTTCAATCTTTTTATAATAATAGGGAATTAAAAGAAAAGTTTGATCGGCGATTTATGAATGTGATAGGGAAATTGAAAAAGTATAAGGAAGAAGAGAAGGATCCGATTCATCATGACGTTCAAGTTACCTTGAAGGAATTTTTCAATGTAATAGAAGAAGTAACGAACTATCTTGATATACTTCAAAGCGATATAGAGGATATAATCCAAAAATCAAACCGCCCACTATCCGAATTTCCGACCATCTTCACAACCGAAGAAGAAAACTATATAAAAGAAGCAATGCAGCAGTTTAACACCTAG
- a CDS encoding nucleoside triphosphate pyrophosphohydrolase, which yields MPTYNKLIRNKITQIIKANGKTTITRILNEDEYIKEICKKTQEELTEYLEADTKEHKLEELSDLLELINALAEHEGTTLEEINNIRKKKAEERGGFSDRVFLIEVTDN from the coding sequence ATGCCAACCTACAACAAACTAATCCGAAACAAAATCACGCAAATAATAAAAGCTAACGGAAAAACAACCATAACAAGAATCCTAAACGAAGATGAATACATAAAAGAAATCTGCAAGAAAACACAAGAAGAACTAACCGAATATCTAGAAGCAGACACAAAAGAACACAAACTCGAAGAACTATCCGACCTCCTAGAACTAATAAACGCCCTAGCCGAACATGAAGGCACAACACTAGAAGAAATCAACAACATCCGTAAAAAGAAAGCAGAAGAACGAGGTGGCTTTTCAGATCGAGTCTTTCTAATTGAAGTAACCGATAACTAA